In Cotesia glomerata isolate CgM1 linkage group LG3, MPM_Cglom_v2.3, whole genome shotgun sequence, one genomic interval encodes:
- the LOC123260818 gene encoding uncharacterized protein LOC123260818 — MAQLLALLLVLLVCVIVNVQGQALTDEKFTIGQSFGDIVVSSDLSVKRKSKENRQDKNILMNVPSGTTGPGKPTEMAFRLVSSDGSRIKDVPNKRQRRTTQWALEHWILNSENQSR, encoded by the exons atggcgcaacttttgGCTCTTTTGTTGGTTCTGTTGGTGTGCGTAATTGTCAATGTTCAAGGACAAGCACTGACTGACGAAAAAT TTACGATTGGTCAATCGTTCGGTGATATTGTGGTGTCATCGGATTTGAGCGTTAAAAGAAAATCTAAAGAGAATCGCCAAGACAAAAATATACTGATGAACGTGCCATCAGGAACCACAGGACCTGGCAAACCTACGGAAATGGCTTTTAGGCTCGTGTCCAGTGACGGCAGTCGGATCAAAGACGTACCGAACAAACGGCAACGACGTACAACTCAATG GGCACTAGAACACTGGATACTTAATTCTGAAAATCAATCTCGGTGA